The Mixophyes fleayi isolate aMixFle1 chromosome 9, aMixFle1.hap1, whole genome shotgun sequence DNA window gttattaggGACAGCATAAAAAAGGTGTAATTTTGCACcaggtcaaaaccatgttgtattgaaggggaggataatttaaaatgtgaggacagatttatagttggggaagggcatgtcctagatcaactttaaatttcagtgtaaaaataaagatatcaagtatttgtgtgctacatgaaaaatcatccAGTATtgaaattatgtgcaaaataatatacaaatttacaccccttgtattgtaacatggtttgtcccagagaacatttactcctttttttgccttacttttcctaatgactcaggccctatgttgtCCAAGGAAAACCACGGACCATTGGAATAATTTTAATAGGTATTTTTTTAAAGGAATAACCATGGACCATTGTAATGATTACAGATGAAGAATCAGGAATTTGGTGAGCATTactgggttttttatttttttccaacaaaattattttaaaaagaaggtgtgtggtttatttaaattttctctTGGTGCACTACACAGGGTTGTTTTGCCAAATGTGGGGCTAGGTGCGTCAATGTGCCTAACTATGCATTCACGTGtcaaaaatgattttattttgtagTACAAGATACTTTGAATTTATTATTGAAGGATGAGATAAGGCAAATTTAGGAGGGTGTTCACTGGTTAGCAAGGGGTCaaacacattattttacctaCAAAAAGGACTCAAATATTATGGGCCCTATATGCCGGTACCTGATCTCCACCATATCCTCAGAGATCGGGCGCTGGCCTATACTGGGGCACCTATTGCCACATCCACATGCACTTTACATGGGAAACTGCAATTtgacaatgtaataaaatcattCAACTATAAAAAAGTGACACAAGcaataaattacagtgtaattaTAGGAGCTCGGCAGGCCGCTCAGCATCACTCTCTCGGTTACCGTCACTGGAATGTACTCTATTAACAACATGTAGCACCACCTAGTGGCTGTACATAATATTGAAGTAGAAAGCTGGGGGGTGATTAGTTGCCTGTTCTAAACATTTATCCTTGTTCCTTATAATACGTGTTCTTATTCTTCTCCTCTAGTTGTTCCATTTCCTGGTACAATGGTCAGATTTCCAAGGAAAACCCTAAAATGGATGTCTTTATTACTGACTGCCTACTTTCTACTGCGATTTTTATATACCAGAATGTTGACCGCTCAGTGGAGACCTCCGTGTGCCTGTTGTGGTAGTAAACTAACCACCAATACCATTACACCACTGGGAGATAACCGGACATTTATTATATCCCCGTATTTCGACAACAGAGTACACAATAAAAGTGCAGTTCGTATTCTCAGCATTATTCATCATGAAGAGGTGAAGGAACTATACTGTTGGTTTTGTTGTACCACTAACAAAGCTGTGGAGGTTTCCAAGGCTGAGATAGACATACACACTGATCGGTTCGACTTCCCCTACGGCACAACGGACCTGGTGTGTATGGAGCCACCAGACTGCCACGCCAAGTACCTATCTGTTCATACGTCTCCTTCAGGAAACATGACACAATTACCTCTGTTCCAGATACAAAATCGGGACGTGAAACCGTTTTCTGCCAACTTCACTGTCTGCATTTCCACCATGTATCGGAATTACAATAACATCTTACAATTCATACAGGTCATGGAGATGTACCAAATATTGGGGGCCCAACGGGTCATGATCTACCTTAATAACTGCAGCTCACAGGTGGAAAAAGTGATGCAGTACTACATCGCAGAGGGTGTTTTAGAGGTCATACCATGGCCAATTCAGCGGTATCTTAGAACAGATCGAGCATGGCTCTATTCTTCTAACAACACAGATATTGGGTATTATGGTCAAAAGGCAACACTCAATGACTGCATCTATCGGAATATGTATAGGACTAAGTTTGTGGTACTGAATGATATTGATGAAATAATTCTGCCATTCATACACCAGACGTGGGACAGCATGATGGAAAGTCTTCAACAACAGTACGCAGGCGTGGGGATTTTTCTGTTTGAAAATCACATTTTCCCTCAAACCGTAGCCACTGATGGAAACTTTTCCAACACTTCATCATGGAAGAGTTTGTCAGGATTCAATATACTGCAGTATGTTCACCGTGAACCAGGTGGGAAGTATTTAAATGCCCGGAAAATGATTGTGGATCCTAGAATGGTAATTCAAACATCAGTACACACAGTTTTAAAACATATAGGGGGTTCTACGAAAGTCCCACTTAAGACTGCACTGATTCACCACTGCAAAGGACCGAAGTATCCTAATGCATCTttgattgaagataaaaataTTTGGAAATATAATGCTTCATTGATTAGAAACATCAACAAGGTACTAAGCCAAATAGATTTAAGGTCATAATAACACAACAAAATAGTCATTAGAGTTTCTGCCACTACAGTCAAATATTTGGCATTTCTACCCATTTCTGTCATGGGGAAAACATCATTCTGACTACAGGTATTAAATCTTCAGGTTTTCTATGAGGGTGAAAATTTTAGGTTGTAAATCTTTAGTTTTCTTGTGAGTGGGTAAAACTGGTAATacaatttgtatgtattttgtaaTGTTACAATCAATATGTTAATTAAACAAATTACAACAACCGTAAAAGACATGTTGTATTCAGAGCTATCTTAAAGTATTTGGGCAGTTGTCCAGGGCCccatgagcataggggccccataggcttgccaactttcagTGTATTATTCCATTGACTTCAAGCAAATTATAAAACAAATCTCTGCAAAgatattttgcaaatgtttgtgttgaacacttgattaaaaataaatgattcataGTAATTTCGTATTGTGCCACCTTCATCAGTATGACTTACCAACTGAGAAccatttttatattgaatttcttgtttttcaacttcaaggctcatgttatgtTGTCCaaatgtttgtgtggattaatctctgctatACAGCatggtttttaatgtttaaacactgattttgttgcaggtaccaataaatataagcttcattttatcgacaatttacatttttattcctgtgagtgcttgtgtaggtagggccccagtgcactactttgcctgggggcctataatgctgttaaaatggccctgattctattaattatattactatattttagaGAATGCTATTATTGGGGTTAAAAGTTTAAACATGATAACAAGCTGATATGGGGGTGTATAGTGAGACAATATAAACACATCTGTGCATTCACTCTGTCTTACATGTTTAGCAGTAACAGTTTATCTCTAATGTTTAACCTAAGAAGCTGCCATAACTGACGTTCTCATTTAGACCGTACGGGTAGAGAGAAGCTACTCTCTTTTCTCAGAGCTTCCGTTGTTAGATCTCCTCTTCGGATAcccaatttcattttttttattccaaaagcTTTTAATCTCCATCTCCATCATGTGTCTCAGAAGTGTCTCACAACTAATGTAAACTGATTCATTTTCTTCTTGTCTGAGACACTGTAATCCTGGAAGTATTCTTCCTTTTAATAATATCCCAATAAATGTTATGGGAATACCTAAAGTACTTGTCAAAATTATAACTACAATGTCACTTTAattgtacatatttattaaattagaCAGCACAGACTTACCATAGACTATCATGAAACAAAAATGATGCCACTTACCTTAGGGCCTTGTCCTGGAGTTGCACCTTTCTCCTTGTGTGGAGTTCACCTGCTAAATGGAGAATCCAAATTAATACAAGTTAACTTTAAATGAATTATTTCCAACAAtgggttaatattaatgtagggaCAATAGaatatgtacaaataaaaaaaatactccttggcattttttatttttttttgatctTTCAATTTATAGCACGGAATAACTAGTAAGAATGGTAATAACAAAAATGATAACTATACTCACTGTTGCTTCCTCTGAAATCTTAAACTAAACATTATAAACAGAGATTCTTTAGTGATAATATGAATACggagataaataatatataattcaaaCTATGAACCATTTATCTTTACTCTCACATTATTTAATAATTCTCACTATTACCAACACATATTATGGAATTAATTTATCAATACACTTTTCATATCAGTGTTATTCACTTACATGCCTGTCAATAATATTATTCTAATTATTATAAGCACAAATCTAATAATAATCATATCACATTGTAAATCTATTCATACTAAAATAATTATCCCAATAGGGAATTATTATGCTTTTATAACTTCGCCTTTTACCTTCAAAAATATTGACATACTGTTAGTTAAGATTtagggggattaatgaaatgtttGAGAGCCAGATCCctatagtgcccaatccagctgtaatCCTGCTGTacatctccttttctgctttcctgCATTTTTGCAAAtcacttcattattattattctttgctgttttATTCTCTGTTCTTACACTTCTGACTGTCAGTacctcattcttttcttataaagacgTACAAAATACgtagacactgtcccaaaggtTTATAGGCAACCTCAATATCTGGACACAAGCCTGGCACAACTGTTTTCAATCTTACCAACCAAATAATGGGTGCAGTATGAAAATGTGgtattgctgtgttctgatttgTTTACATCATCTTGAAACCTAATACTTGTTCCTTTATTTTTCAATAACAGGACACGAGGTTGCAAAAGGATAGATAACAGTCATGCCAGACTAGGGTCCAATACTTGAAATACTGTCTcacccaaggggctaagacattttgacAATGAACAGAATTAAGGGTCTACACTACACTGATATGGCCGCAAGGGCAGCTGCAGAGTACTTCCATACTTACTGAAGCTGCTGGGGTTTTTTGCTGCAGGAATCTTGATGTAGTACTGGGTCATGAGTCAAGTTTTATACATTGCATGCGGTATCTGCCCTCCTAAGTCCTGCCTAAATTACATATGTTTCCTGAGCAAGATGTTCAAAGTGTACCTCCGGATGCACAGAGGGTGGAAGGAGAGGTGACTCTGGCTGAGGGTGAATATGGCAGGTATACAGATACACATGATTGTGTGGTATATTTCAATCAGACTTTTACCGAAAAGAcctgacatatgtgacaccccttagaaaattttttttgtatgtattatgTTCTATATTTCTCATAGACAAACGGACATGTACTGGGTATACTGTTATATAGATGACTAAATCGCTATAGAAGCTGAACCTTGACCCGCTTCACTTAACCCAAGAAAGACATGTCAGTTGGCAGAGTTAATATGTACACTGACTTTAAGTACGTTCTTAGGTAGTGCGTGACTCTGGGGCTCTATGGTAACTTAGGTACTtattgttatgagccgcggcggctcaggCACAGCCGCAACTCGCTCTGGCCCGGCCGCCGCCATGACGACGGTCGGGACGCTCCTCTTATCCCCGCCGTGACCCGGCCAGCTGGCTATGCTATGAGTCATTCATTCCCAGGTGGGGAATGATTATTATCCATGCCCCTCTAATTTCATTGGTCCTTCCAGGTATAttaagcagggagggcttagcctccctgccggttatagttctctgCTTCAGTGTACTACCTGCTCCCTTTCTCAGCTCCTCTGTTCCTAGCTATTTGGATTGATTCGTCTGTGTATAACCcttggcttgcttactggactccGTTGAATTGAATTgattgtgaccctgatctctgcctgttacctggatacaCTGTTTTGCTGCcaaccctgacctctgcctggacctcactacTCACTTTTCGGATTTCGCTGCTGCTGCTACCACCTGGCCCGCACCTGCGCTGCACTAcggtaatattataaacttgtactactctgagtttaagtcctgggggcatccgagtacctgtgagcacgctaagctctacgggaaaggcggctgatataggtgaagacctcttctgcctgtttcTACGAGTTTATGATATTTGCCGTCAGCCCTAACACTTTTATGACAATAACAGGACATCAGTAGCACAGTCACGACACACAAAAGGATCTTTAACAGTGATAAAAAGACTCAATATTAGTGGATAATAACAGGGCTGACAGAGCTGCCAAGTGGACAGCAGGTTTATCTATGACAACTGACAAAATAATGGTCTTTGAAATGAAAAGCACACaagatttaaataaaatgcaagatttgtgttccttactcaaaaaggcagtctggaaagtgaagggatgtggtcaggagtcctctggactctggagagatggacaaggtaaaccagtggctcccagagcatatcttccaggcctagctaaggcagcacatggtctgactcatctttttattattattattattattaatttttatttataaggcgccactaggtgtccgtagcgccgtacagggacagacagaaatacggtacagggtgagacagcacgatacagttaacaagaagcacagtaactcagaagctcaaggtacagctagatgaaaggtgagggcCCCCATCGGGtagcgagaggggaagaggggcagaaggacctcacggaagagacaaggtgctggagagcagagttaaggtgttggagaacaggaggagaggaggccctgctcaaaggagcgtacaatctaaggggagggtgggacggacagagacgcaagggagggaggaggaaagggggagaggggaggcaggGACGGAGGGTGGGGGGGAGAAAATgatgaggagggaggtaggagggggacagaagggggggtgggtgggagacaggaaggagggcagttaagtgggggactggaagaaGGTAtttgcaagctggtaagagcatactggtgtgcaccagatTTTTCTTCGCAAGCTAGTAAGAAGTCAATGCCTTGTCTTACTTgaatgaggaaaaatgttggaaagaaaatacaaatagagccatcccatacccctcctacagatggcttttttcaggtaaaacaaatcaagtccatccaattgccaccttgcaggcatctcaagtatgtattggtgtgtactatgtatTTTATAACTGGGTAAAGACATTTctagctgccactaatactgctgtttcatACCCAGGAACTTGCAGATattgtatccctagagttataaaaagtgataggggtactaaTTTTACTGATCTTTCAGATCTTGTGTGAAACTTATGGGGATTTGATAGTAATTTACATACTCtctatacagggccggtgctagggttttcggcgccctaggcaaaacacCCTCCccttcctgccccccccccccccccagggggactcttcaaacctcttctcttctcttttcttttctttttttctcttcacttcttttctttcattcctattgctgctcctcgccttcttcacacaggagtcggagcgatgcatgctgggagaggagggggcgtctggaaagaactttattcacactgtctgtcactgacagacagtgtgataatacagcaggcgccgccaggtaaagacctgtcacctgatcactgacgtcagtgatcaggtgtgcgatGCACCGGGTAGCCCGGGCGCATCAGAATGAATTATTGACAGTGGCggcggacattgaaaaaacagcggcggcacacCTATCTTCCACTTCTCTCCGccgactagattttcaaatctagtcagcggcagcggcgccctgcaggtcccggcgccctaggcaactgcctaaggttgcctaatgggagcgccgggcctgtctctATAGGACACAAGTCAGTGGGAAATTAGAGAgggtaaatggtactatcaagaacgGAATTGAATagtgatagttgaaactagattggagtggccggaAGCTTtttccactagtcctccatagcattagAACCATTCCTAAcccacctcttaacctgtcaacttttgaaatacttttgacaaGCAACCTCACTTGATGGTAGATTCCAGAGATGAGTTAATAACAGAGAGACTGTTCAAAATCTTATAAAGAGAATCAAATAGTTAGACAGCAACAAATGacattcaaaacactgtctcctgatatgttacactaactgtcatgatgttggactgggagagtatgttatggactgtaatttcctatgctcaagttgtttaacagacaggtgagaaggcccgtaccaagtgttgatgaccagcaccacatctctgaaagtagcagagagacacttggatccGTTCAATCCACCGCAGAGAAGTCAACAACCCGGAGAAGGTTCAAAATAGCCGAGGATAACAAACGTGGCTCCGGGAGACCTAAGATCGCAGTTAATAACACCTGaaccaaggactttgcaaagactgttaccACATAATGGAACAGCggttttctgtttttccctttccagtgtttctctcatccttatttttttgccaggacattctatttttgcaatGGTGATCAGGTGACAGAgcctggttcaggtagtgatactgaggatgtggggatgaaggagaactTGTTAACACAATCGGTTTagccaattacactattcaattcagggggggtaaagaaaaggtctgctaaccttggagctcagagacagtgtgaggggctattgtctgagggagtattgtgtctgtaagtactgtgattTCATAGTTgtgcatccagtgatgccagtccagtaataatttggacttgggtgggcatccatgagaatgattatcattctttagtgggtaaggtcttagACCAAATTAAATGCTCTGTGTGCTCTCACGTACCACAGAGAAAAAACTATGTAGGACTAGTCTCTatctactaaatatttctgaAGTACCTGAATTATGTGATAGGAGGCCAATAGAAGGGAGACCAGTCTCTGCTGAGTCTGAATTTTTCAcacacaaagaaacttgagtattgggaagctgaactgaatgatcagacaatagcctgccccacaaatgttgatgaaaaacccATCAATATTATTAGAGTGCATTTAACTTAAAAGGCTAAAGGATATCATAAATTAGGTTATGTAACAGACATAAGAGGGTGTTATGAAAGTTCCTCTACAttattgtttaaatgttataGAAGCAGAAACTTGCCTTGGACAGATGGAAAAACTAGGCATGAGGAACTTTAATAGAAAATTGAGTATTGTAACGTATTATATTGTGCCTTATATCCTTTCCgaaaatgtgttatatatgtgggGGGTAAGGCATACAAACTCCCATATGTTTTATATAGCTATTTATGAAATGGTGATTTTTTCCTCATGATAATGCAACTGATATCCAATGACAGTGTCATGATACTAAAAGAGACATATATCACAGAAAAATTAaatgtactactgagatcctgcaataaaatcttgAAAGAGTGAGAGTATTAGGTGATactttgtgcactatcaaagggtaaCCTGTGGGAGTCAAGTAATTGAATGAAGTcgactaaattaattaatattggtttgcagTGCAATTGTGATTAGTACGCCACATGTAATGATGCACGGGAAAACAACatacacacttacattcacatttatatttggaactattacacatttattaaagctccaatatacattcatttattagtaaatgtattagagattatttatacatagataatactacattaagggtatttatggttcaggtcctggGAAATGTGTtgagtttggtcttatattattccTTATTTTGCCAGAATCTGGTATCAGTGTCTAAGCGATCGCACACTGCGAATgctatttataataatatcactatttcatacaccaaataaccaGTACACAGGGGTCATAAAAACCAGTTGcacaggtctagaggcgggagcctgaggaaaggacacctggcagattgaagaacagtgaccagaggAATTCACCAATGTCACATCGAGTACCTGAGAGTGCGAGAACCTTTGACCTATGAATGACATTagttttacaactgtacagtgtataaattgttgacCCCTGGTTTTGGTCCCCAGAGCATTCTGATTGAATCTTGAGTTGGTGCCAACTGCCGTATGTGTAATATATTCAGTTATActttcctgtgttttgttatactttcttattcatcatcatgattgctgtaattctgctatattttgctattaaatctctttgtgcgttggaacaacattaatcgcatcggacaataaCACTGTTTTAAACATTGACTCTTTCCTCAAAAAATAGTTTTTCTCTAGATCAACACTTAATCATTTAGTAATAAAAGTATTGTAATaatacataatttttattttaatctttgtTTTCTATAATTCATCTACTTTTCTaactaaatacatatttttttacataactaAACTAAGTaatttaataacaaatatatatctattgatagtttcaatatataatacactatgAATAGATACTAACATAAAAACATCTCATCCTAGACTCCTCTATATAACTAATGAGATAGTAAGTCACACAATTGGCCATTCAGGATGTCAATCAATGAAAGCGATTCCTTGATAGGCTAAGACATCCTTAAACACATAGTAAGACCTTTAGCAATGTTTATCGCTGATCAAGTTCAGTAGGTAAAACGTACGGTGGGATCAGGACGTCACGACCCATTAATATAATGACCGTCACAGCAGCAAGATCTATACGCTGCTAATATACTG harbors:
- the LOC142101431 gene encoding beta-1,4-galactosyltransferase galt-1-like; its protein translation is MLTAQWRPPCACCGSKLTTNTITPLGDNRTFIISPYFDNRVHNKSAVRILSIIHHEEVKELYCWFCCTTNKAVEVSKAEIDIHTDRFDFPYGTTDLVCMEPPDCHAKYLSVHTSPSGNMTQLPLFQIQNRDVKPFSANFTVCISTMYRNYNNILQFIQVMEMYQILGAQRVMIYLNNCSSQVEKVMQYYIAEGVLEVIPWPIQRYLRTDRAWLYSSNNTDIGYYGQKATLNDCIYRNMYRTKFVVLNDIDEIILPFIHQTWDSMMESLQQQYAGVGIFLFENHIFPQTVATDGNFSNTSSWKSLSGFNILQYVHREPGGKYLNARKMIVDPRMVIQTSVHTVLKHIGGSTKVPLKTALIHHCKGPKYPNASLIEDKNIWKYNASLIRNINKVLSQIDLRS